The genomic stretch aAATTGTAGCGCCTAACACCATCAGCATTGGCCGGGCAAATTCCGTGTAGAGCACTCACAGCTTCGAACACACCGGGCCCACTTTCTGTATGCCATCCTTCGATGTCGCATTTAAATTGCTCGCACGCATCGAAAATGCCATAATAATAATCCTGGTTATGAATAGGGCGGGTCAAACTGTACCCGAACATCCCCTCGGTCAGGGAAGGTAATGCTTCCACGGGGTTCTCTCTCAAAAAGGTCGCCGTGGAAGACGCGCTGCGCTCGGGTGATGGATGGGATTCTGGTACACGAAATTGATAAAATTCATACTCCGCTGGAAGAAGTCAGCATGTCCATATCTCCAAGGAGGATGCGACGAGTTTACGCACCCCCTGCCATCGCCCGATACCCGGCCGCCTCAGCCTTGCCGAGTGCGGTCCTTACCAGACCTCGAGGGCATGCACATACGGGTTCCCGAGTATCGGGATCGTGGAAACTAACGAGGAAAAAAGGGACGTTGTTCTCCCAGGGAATGCGACGGAAGCTGCTCAGATCTGGAATGGCAACAATATCCCGATAACCGTTCTCCTTGTTACTGATAGCCAACTCCTTGAAGTATGTCTGATCGTGCATGTCCCACCCGAAGATAACTGAGCAAAATCCAAACCCTTCTGACACGATGGAAAGGAACTTTTTCTTAGAGACGAGCTTCCCGCGAAGCATCCCATCGACATCCACACCTGCCAACTTGACACGAGTATCTCGCTGCAGGATCTCCGCGACATTGTCGAGTGTGACTTCAGGGGAGGATACGGAGCCCATATTGGAGCTGGCAGTGAAGCAACGTCAGTTCAAATATAGGAATAAAAGTGGTCGAAAGACATGAGCCTGCAAACAAGGGAGAATCGCGGTCTAAGAAGGTGTGGGCGGAACGAAGGAGCCACAGCGGGTCATCTGTTATCGGCGCCTTATCGTCATGCGGATCAAATGACCGCATAGGAGATAAACTGCTTCCTTGCCATTGTCCATTCACATCATATTAATGTTTGGTCGTATGGGCCCAGTATGACCGAGAAGCTTGGTCGGGGCCTTGCGCTCTTCATGCTTGTCATCCTGGAAGGAAGATGATACCAGGAGAATCCTCAATCTTCCGCCCCTCGTTATCAGTTTATCTCAAAGTCACTTGATGTCACTTGATTCCACAACAGCTTAGATAATAACCTGTGGGAACTGCCCCGCGTTTCGTGGTGTGTTGTCACcagctgcttcttcaatTGATCTACTGTGACAGAGTCCCTATCTTTGCGAATCAATACTCATTCCTTCGTTGTATTCTAGTCGGGTCGGGACTGTCAACCACAAAGTGATCTCCGTAAGCGTGAGTCTTACAGTCTGCTTatgacatcatccagaagTCCGATGTCCCCGCCGAGGATAACTACTCACTGAGAATCGCTTGCTAGCAGGAATACGACATAATGGCTACTCCAACAGGCCGTCTTCAAGACAAGAATGCTATAATCACTGGTGCTGCAGGGTGAGCCCCAATACGCAATTTTTCCCCCCCCGCAATGTACTAATATAGTGTAGAGGGATCGGTCTCGAGACTAGTATCCTCTTCGCCCGCGAAGGTGCCAATGTCCTCATGGCCGACATCTCTGCTCCTGCCCTCGAGAAAGCCCTCGCCAAAGTGAAGGAGGTTGTCCCCAATGCCCCACGGGTTGAAACTTTCAAGTGCGATGTTTCCAAGGAGTCCGAGGTACAAGCGATGGTGGAATCTCAAGACAGCTGGGGCGGAACTGACGTGATCTTCAATAACGCTGGTATTATGCATGCTGACGATGCCGACGCCGTGGACACGCCAGAGAAGATTTGGGATTTGACACAGAACATTAATGTGAAGGGGGTGTGGTTTGGATGCAAGCACGCCGTGCTCAGTCTCCGTCGTCATAAGAAGACCAAGGGTAGCATTATCAACACTGCTAGTGTAGTTGCCTTAGTGGGTAGTGCCACTCCTCAGCTGGCTTACACTGCCAGCAAGGGCGCGGTGCTGGCCCTGACCCGTGAACTAGCCATTGTGCATGCTCGGGAGGGATTCCGCTTCAATGCACTGTGCCCCGCCCCGCTAAAGTACGTTCTGCATTAGCATTGAGCTTGACTGATAATCATGCTGACGGTAACAGCACCCCGCTCTTGCAGGACTGGCTAGGCGATGATAAGCCTAAGCGGTTCCGTCGTGAGGTGCATTTCCCGACCGGACGGTTCGGCGAGGCAATCGAGCAAGCGCATGCAGTCGTTTTCCTTGCTAGCGACGAAAGCAGCTTCGTCAACGGTCACGACTTTGTTGTTGACGGTGGAATGTCGAAGGTATGTGTTTTGAAATCACGAACTTGCTCAGAAGGATAGCTAACTGCATGATAGGCATACGTCACCCCCGAGGGACCAGCCACCCCTGCTCCCAAGAACTTGGGTCACTAAGCCCGCTTGTTTATGGTAATGCCACGATTGTCTATGAAGTTCTTTACTTCCTAATGAAATAGAAGTTCTACTTGAATACCTCCGTCCAGTCCATGATGTAGCAGTTATCATCCGTTCCGGACTTCATGAAGTCAAATTAATCTGCCGCTAGCCGGCTTGGTCATACGAGACATACCAGAACAGGGCGAATCCCAAAATTCATGTCGCAGGCTCCGGTGACATGCTCCGTAAGACAGCCCTAGTGTGTGCATTACATGGCTATGCAGTCCCTTGGCATAAAAAATATTGACCTGAGATCGATCCAGTATATGAATTCGAGAACAAATTAGGTATTATTGTTTAACTCAATCTGACATATAGCACCCTCTTGTCTCAAATTCGTCTATCTCAATTGGCCTTCTTATACTTTCAAGTAGGGTGAAGTATGAAATCTACGCGATCTCGGCTTCGATGATCATCTCATACTCTTGAGGGTCAGGCCAAAAGTTGATAATCTTGAAACCAGCATCGGTTAACAGATTCTCCCATGCATCTTGCGTCCGTTCGGAAGCTGACAGTAACGACATCATCTCTACGTCCATTGTGGTTTGGCTGATGCTTGCTCCTATTGGCGGAAGAACGATGTCATAGATGAGGAGTTTGGAGTAGCCTTTTACCATGGCGTTTCTGGTGTTCACGAGCAGTTGCTTCGCTTTGTCATCTGGCCAGTCATGGAGAACGGCGTGCAGAAAGTAAGCACGGCTCCCTGCAGTTCTAGTATTAATAGGCAGACCTGGATTTCTGGACCGGAGTGCCTCTCACCTTTCACAGGTTGGGGTAAGAAAAAGTCATGAACCATAGCCGTGATCTTCTTATCGACATGAACATTGGCAATCACCTCTGGAAGATCTTGCAAAACTAGCGATCCAGCAGGGATGTCGGGATGCTTAGCAAGGACGTACGAGATGTCCGTCCCGGTGTTTCCACCAAGATCAACCACTAATGGAGAAGCATCGTCCAGCTTGGCACCTTCGAGTAGGGCGGTTGTATCGTAAACCTTAGTCCATGGGGTCTTCCATGCCGTCCAGGCTTCCATATGGCCGGTGAAAGCTTCGAAATACGCGGGGCTTTCTGCAATCGCCCGAAGAAGGTGAGGCCGTCCGGATCAGAGTCCGTGTAATTATTCTCATTAACGTCCATAGGCTCCTTATAGGAGGTCTTGGCCAGATAGGTCGGCAAGTTATGGCCAGCCGCAATGTATTGGTATGTTCTGATCAAGACGTCAGGACAGCAGATGGACTGATGGCCAGGGAGGCATGCTTACGCTGCTTGAAGAGAGGCGCGGACCTTGGTGCTCTCGTCGCCGATAGCGTACGAGAACGCAGTCGGTTTGAATGTGTCTTCCGCTGATTCCTCAACCACGTTGAAAGCTGCTAGCAAGCGGAAGAGCCGTCCTGTACGCCTTCAGTGAACTTTACGGTAATTATGCTAGCATGGGGGTGTAGGCTTACGCAACAGGTTTGTATCAACGGTGGGAGTAGTGAATTCTACCAACTCGTGGATAGACTTCTCACCCCCTCCAGCGCTTGTCCAAGATTTCCAAAGGCCCACGTTGATGCATATCTGCAGAGCGGCAAAGACAACCGGATGTTCGAAGCAGAAGCCCCAGGCGCGCTCATAGGGTGTTTCCAATCGGGCGAGCAGTCGACGTGCTGCAGCGCGCACTTGTAGGCGTTCCACTTCGGTTCCGCCAAATGCCTCAGGATTAATTGCATCCAGAGCAGCAATAGTTTCTAAGATCTGAGACCGCATGGTGCACTTTCTAATTTTAATTTCGGAGTTCAACTGAAGGAATTGATGACAATGTTGCACCAGGCCAGGGCGGACGAGGTGGGCGACGGTATATATGGGCCAACAGTCCCCATTTCGCGAGCAGCGCTAGGGCCAAATGTCGAATCTCTGATGAAGCCCGCGGGGTGAACCCCTCAGCACTAACGAACAATGCCCCACAAGACGTCAAGATTTCCTGCGTTTGACTTGTTAGTACGGAAAATAATTGGAAaccttcttctctggacGAAGTTAAGAGAGCTCCAGGATCATCGTTAAGTACAATTCCCGAGGACGGGCCAATGTACTAATGTAGTCGCTTAAGCCCATTCGGGAAAGATCGCTGCATGTCTGGGCCACGCCACCACCAGTCTAGGCACCGGTGGCAGCATGCAGGGGGTCAATTCGCCGGATCGGCTGGGCCGCGCTCTGTCACTTGGGTCCTGAATAAATATGTTCATCCTGCAACGCTACAGGGCACCATGCCGATTTCTTGGCGTTCTCTAACTTTAGATCGGCAGCAGAAAACCATGTCGCTCGAAGTACAGGTCATATCCCCCTTCATACTAATACATTAGAGGTCGCCATGCTGTGATCCTGGCGTACTTTTGCTTCGGAGCAGTAGCAGGAGACGATGTCGCTCAATCTACAGGTCATAAACCCTTCTATATTAATACTACACGAATGGCTGCATCTTCTCGTGTTGGGTAGGaaatctttcttccttctctcacCCCAATGACCTTTCACTTCTAGTCGTGAATCTACTGTGGCCATCTTCGACATGAGCGCATACGGAGGTTTAGGGCCCATGACAAATGCGGTCCTTTGGGTGGAGGTCGTGGTCTTTGCTGTCTTCGCAGGGCTCAGGCTCTATACGCGAAAACACCTTCTGAATGCGGTCGGCCTTGATGATTATCTAGTTGTACTTGCGTTGGTAAGGGAAATAGCCGTAACACAAATATACTTGGGCAAAGGCTGACGGGCGGCAGATTCTTCACATCCTTTACACCATTTTTGTCAGCATCGCAACCCACTACGGTCTAGGGCGACTGTTTGCTGATGTCGGTGACCCGGTTATCTATTCCAAAGCCACCATGTATGAAGTGTTCAGCCAGGTGGCTGGTATCATGGTCATTGGTGTAGGTAAAGGAGCCGTTGgcaccttccttcttcgaatcGTGCGAAACAAAATTCAGATTTGGTTTATCTGGGGATGTCTTGGGATCACCACTTTTATCACTCTGTTCGCCAGCATCACTGTTGTGGTACAGTGCTTTCCAGTCCAGAAGACTTGGAACCCAACTCTAGAAGGAACGTGTTGGCTCGACTTTTCTAAAGTGGGTTACACGGTTGGTTGTGAGTGCTGCATGATCTTGGATTCATGAATGAAAAAGTCTGACTTTTTCCAGCGTGGTTCGTCGCGGCCGACTTCTCCTTCGCGATTCTTCCATGGTTCATCATCTGGGATCTCAACATGAAgcaaaaggagaagatcaccgTTGCCTGCGGTCTCAGCCTTGGAATCTTGTAAGCTTGGAAACCCTCACTAGCTTGGACCAAAATCTGACTTGGAGACTCGAGTGCTGGAGTATGTGGCATCGTTCGCACTGTAGCCCTGTCCGGCCTGAATGCATCTGAGTACATCTGTACGTTCTCTTCACTCTCGCTAATATGGTAGAGCTGACCCAAGTCGAAGATGATACCGTGCCAATGCTCATCTGGTCCGCAACCGAAAGTTGCGTGACGATCATGTGCTCGTCCATTCCCGTCCTCCGTCCTCTCTACGTTCGCGTTAGGTACGGCACGAAGGATGAAGGCAGCTCTGGCAACACTTCCTACAAACTGCCATTGTACGGCAGCGGTCGCAAGTACGGCAGACTTTCGAAATCCGGCCTTGACCCTTCCGCCGTCGAAACGATCGGCGGTTCCCTTCGGGCACCTGCTGGAGATTATCACAAAAGCAATATCAGCAACGAGCATATCCTTCCGGGCGCTGCAGGCATCGAAAGGACGGACGAGATTTCAGTCAGCTACGAGGCAGTCGAGAAGAAAGTCTAGAGAACAGCTCACGTTGTCGAGAAGGCCGATCGATGTCTACTTGTCAAATTGAGCCGAAAAAAGAGCAACCTGAAACATGATGTCCGAGGGTCGAGTCTGTTTGATTGGTGGAGGGGACTAAATTCATGTTCAGTTAGGTACCTTAGCTGATAACTACGATGTGTCAGTCACCCCAGACAAGCGTCCGAAGTGTCCGCGGCAGATCCTTCGTCCTCCATTAATTTCCCAAGCTCATTGAAGGAGGCGTGAATCCCTACCGCATGACTTCCGTATGATTGCGGAATGATTGGCAGAGGAGTATTTATCCGCCGATGCAGACTGCGTCGCGATCGAGTAGACCTTGCGAAATGCCCGGAAATGAGCCAAGTCCTAAGCTGTTTAGGTACAATACTTGTTATGAATTTCCCCTGCTGGAAAAATGAaggtttttttctttttgggtctATGCGTCCCAATCGGATTTACTATTCCTCCCTACCTGTGCAGTAGATGTATCACACAAATATCCTGAAATAACAAGAAGGGCGTCGCTAGTGCTCACTAGACTGGATACATATCCAGATCTCTAACTAAAACAATATGTAAAGTGTAACATTGCAAAGATCGTCCATGTAACCTTTATTCAACCGGAAACCACAAGCCGTCCCAAGGCCCAAGCCCCCGGGCCGGCAATTCAAGGTTTGGAAACGTCTGAACGCGCTAGcattatatattaaaatcTGTGGTTTACGGAGTGAGAGTTCCGGGGAAGCCATCCGAGGCTGATGAAATAGTTTATGTCTAGCTCGGGCCTTTCTCAAAGAAATTAGGGCTCACTCGGATGAGCAAGGGATATGGGAGGGGTGTGGGTGGCAATTTAGACTACGTAGACACGAAGTTACGGCATTAAGTTTACTGGGGAAGTTTGAGTAAGAGGTACTTTTGACgtgggggaagagaaagatatcgGTGAGAATACGAAGTGACGCGGGAGAAATATATCTTGTTTGGTTTGACGACGAGTCCCTTGATATGTCAATGGAAATGACGATCACAACCTTAATACATATTACTTGACtagtgtacggagtataaaTGTTACAAAGCAATTGAGAGTTTAAACATCACGTCAGATATACAGTGATGGCGTTTTCAGGGGCCTTGTTGTGGCCTTTCTGTTGGACTGAGTAAGATCACATGACCGTGAATAGATGCCTTTGTGCCTCAGGCTTAGAGTGTATGTCCTGGATGTCGCTGTTATGATTTTAGCTACTAACGATCGGAGCATCAGGTGTAATTCAAGAAGCTGACGTTATATAGCCAGACTTTCTTATAGATAATCTGTGTTTTTATCATACAGATACAGTTTAACTCCCATTGAACCACAAGTCTAACTGTTAACAAGGAAGTCGTTGGCATCTGCCATGTAGCTCCGAGCCCTAGAAGGATCTATGGCGCTGTGTGGACCCGAGTAGACACAAATCACGAATATTCGATAACATGCCATTGTGCGTTTTCAGCACAGCTGTTAATTCCAGCATCTGTTAAATCCGAAGCTACCAGCACGTCGAGCTCCAGCTTTAAACAAGGGTGGAGCCCTAAGCAGCGGCACGGTTCCAATGATAG from Aspergillus oryzae RIB40 DNA, chromosome 1 encodes the following:
- a CDS encoding uncharacterized protein (predicted protein), with amino-acid sequence MSAYGGLGPMTNAVLWVEVVVFAVFAGLRLYTRKHLLNAVGLDDYLVVLALILHILYTIFVSIATHYGLGRLFADVGDPVIYSKATMYEVFSQVAGIMVIGVGKGAVGTFLLRIVRNKIQIWFIWGCLGITTFITLFASITVVVQCFPVQKTWNPTLEGTCWLDFSKVGYTVGSWFVAADFSFAILPWFIIWDLNMKQKEKITVACGLSLGIFAGVCGIVRTVALSGLNASEYIYDTVPMLIWSATESCVTIMCSSIPVLRPLYVRVRYGTKDEGSSGNTSYKLPLYGSGRKYGRLSKSGLDPSAVETIGGSLRAPAGDYHKSNISNEHILPGAAGIERTDEISVSYEAVEKKV
- a CDS encoding putative short-chain dehydrogenase/reductase family protein (dehydrogenases with different specificities (related to short-chain alcohol dehydrogenases)), whose protein sequence is MATPTGRLQDKNAIITGAAGGIGLETSILFAREGANVLMADISAPALEKALAKVKEVVPNAPRVETFKCDVSKESEVQAMVESQDSWGGTDVIFNNAGIMHADDADAVDTPEKIWDLTQNINVKGVWFGCKHAVLSLRRHKKTKGSIINTASVVALVGSATPQLAYTASKGAVLALTRELAIVHAREGFRFNALCPAPLNTPLLQDWLGDDKPKRFRREVHFPTGRFGEAIEQAHAVVFLASDESSFVNGHDFVVDGGMSKAYVTPEGPATPAPKNLGH
- a CDS encoding uncharacterized protein (predicted protein), giving the protein MRSQILETIAALDAINPEAFGGTEVERLQVRAAARRLLARLETPYERAWGFCFEHPVVFAALQICINVGLWKSWTSAGGGEKSIHELVEFTTPTVDTNLLRRLFRLLAAFNVVEESAEDTFKPTAFSYAIGDESTKVRASLQAA
- a CDS encoding uncharacterized protein (predicted protein), which encodes MEAWTAWKTPWTKVYDTTALLEGAKLDDASPLVVDLGGNTGTDISYVLAKHPDIPAGSLVLQDLPEVIANVHVDKKITAMVHDFFLPQPVKGSRAYFLHAVLHDWPDDKAKQLLVNTRNAMVKGYSKLLIYDIVLPPIGASISQTTMDVEMMSLLSASERTQDAWENLLTDAGFKIINFWPDPQEYEMIIEAEIA